A genomic stretch from Erysipelothrix sp. HDW6C includes:
- the fabZ gene encoding 3-hydroxyacyl-ACP dehydratase FabZ: MLLNSNQIQEIIPHRYPFLLVDAVKEMSDTSIVAIKNVSANEMHFMGHFPQKHVMPGVLITEALAQAGAIVLLSQEQFKGKIAYFVGIDNFKFKRQVIPGDQLELHVELVKLKSIMGIAEAKAYVNGEVCAYGTIKFAIGD, encoded by the coding sequence ATGTTATTAAACTCAAATCAAATTCAAGAAATCATCCCGCATCGTTATCCATTCTTATTGGTTGATGCTGTCAAAGAAATGAGTGACACATCCATTGTGGCGATTAAGAATGTATCGGCTAATGAGATGCATTTCATGGGACATTTTCCACAGAAACATGTGATGCCTGGCGTGCTTATTACTGAAGCACTTGCGCAAGCAGGGGCGATTGTTTTATTGTCGCAAGAACAATTCAAAGGTAAAATTGCTTATTTTGTTGGAATCGACAACTTCAAGTTTAAACGACAAGTCATTCCAGGAGACCAATTGGAACTTCATGTTGAGTTGGTTAAGCTGAAAAGTATTATGGGTATTGCCGAAGCGAAGGCATATGTCAATGGAGAGGTTTGTGCTTATGGAACCATTAAATTTGCAATCGGAGATTAA
- the acpS gene encoding holo-ACP synthase, which translates to MEPLNLQSEIKIGTDLVHMPRYEKFVEDARFIQKVLTPNEQYLFNALVHPRKKLEFLCGRYAAKEAYAKAKGTGIGVTSFLDIEVLKNESGCPISKQAQVSISHDGEYAIAMVLVYA; encoded by the coding sequence ATGGAACCATTAAATTTGCAATCGGAGATTAAGATTGGGACTGATTTGGTGCACATGCCGCGCTATGAGAAATTTGTAGAAGATGCACGCTTTATTCAAAAGGTATTGACGCCTAATGAACAATACCTTTTCAATGCACTGGTTCATCCCCGTAAGAAGTTGGAATTTCTTTGTGGACGTTATGCTGCAAAAGAAGCGTATGCAAAGGCAAAGGGCACTGGAATTGGTGTGACATCGTTTTTGGATATTGAAGTTCTCAAGAATGAGTCAGGGTGTCCAATTAGTAAACAGGCGCAGGTATCCATCAGTCATGATGGTGAGTACGCGATTGCGATGGTGCTTGTTTATGCATAA